In the Sulfobacillus thermosulfidooxidans DSM 9293 genome, CCATCATGGCCAGTGGAAAACATCATGTGGATGCTCGTACCACGTTAATTGCCACCCGCTCATTATCGGAATTAATGGCGACACGGGGTGATCAGGCCCCTCGGATCAAGCAATTAATGCAGCGGTGGTATCCTCAAATCTCGCACGTTATTACCCTATCGGGTCATATAGAGGATGATTTAATTCAACATTTTGCTGTGCCTTCGTCGCACATTACTCGCTTGTCATTACCTCTATCCGCCATGGAAACGCGAACACATTCTTTTTCATGGCCTGAGGATTTTGTTCCCAGGGCTCCTGTTGTGGGGATATTTGGCTGGTTGAATGTTTTTAAAGGGGTCGAGGGCCTTTTGATGATAGCAAAGACGCTTTATGATCAAGGCCTATTTTTTCGGATGGTGATACTGGGAGATGGCCCATCTCGGAAAAATCTGGAACAATTGGCGCAATCATTGTCCTTAGATTGCCTTTTTCCCAAGTGGCCAGCCGATATTTTGGCGTGGTTTCGGGCTTGTGACATCATCGTGGCCCCTCAATACTGGGATGGCAGTGGTATCGATGCTCAGCTAGCGATGTTTGTGGGCGTTCCGGTTTTGGGCTATGAGGGCCCTTCGGCCGTGAAGGAGCTCATCTCGGCCCATGGAGGGGGAGAATTAGTGGAAACGGGAAATCCCATGGAGATGGCAGACAGGCTCGCTATGTGGTTGACCGAACCCCATATCCGCGAGCGTTATCGATCCCAGAAGAGCATCACAGACCAGCTGTTTGGTTTGGCTATGCAAGCGGAGTGGATTAATCAGCTAACGCGTTAACGGACGGATATGAAGCTTAGCCAGAAGGGTGGCTTGGGTTTTGGCGAGCAGTTGATCATAGGTCGACTCTCCTTGAGTCAGGGCCAGATACTCTTCGAGTAATTCTGTGTGATGTAAAAACCACTCAGTCCAGAATCCGGCTAGAGGATAAAAAAGATGGGACATTTTAATGGCCGGGCGTAAGTGAGTCCAGAAATCTTCACGGATGCGAGCATTATAACTTTCGGTGCCGCTGTGGTGTTGGTAGGCGATATTA is a window encoding:
- a CDS encoding glycosyltransferase: MRVLWVLSSLEGTEGTMIAAIVASTLLQQGLALDILPLNPLPPHTGPYPFPENVEILDCPSVNRLSGVAPLTKGLTKLKGLFRRLYSYYDRIILDQNLDFELKAIMASGKHHVDARTTLIATRSLSELMATRGDQAPRIKQLMQRWYPQISHVITLSGHIEDDLIQHFAVPSSHITRLSLPLSAMETRTHSFSWPEDFVPRAPVVGIFGWLNVFKGVEGLLMIAKTLYDQGLFFRMVILGDGPSRKNLEQLAQSLSLDCLFPKWPADILAWFRACDIIVAPQYWDGSGIDAQLAMFVGVPVLGYEGPSAVKELISAHGGGELVETGNPMEMADRLAMWLTEPHIRERYRSQKSITDQLFGLAMQAEWINQLTR